From the genome of Schaalia dentiphila ATCC 17982, one region includes:
- a CDS encoding PAC2 family protein, whose amino-acid sequence MSINATDLYADGPAAGAKAKILLIHFDGAIDAGAAGRMAIGQLLRSLHNERVATFDADALMDYRSHRPIVTVDNWASSPDMVMPETVLDLVEDDMGNPILVLHGAEPDAHWESFTNAINELCERAGVEITFSLHGVPSGVPHTRPTPVHVQATDASLLPPGSGAISNHMQFPSPLSTFMQIRMGQRGIGGLVLLGAVPYYMADTGYPAASSALLTSFAKFADLSLPVGDLEQGAAQDQENIAKLVEGNPDISHTVSNLEEHFDAWTGGEGAIPLPGLGQRPSAGGEEKTPKDIGDVIEAYLAQVSRAQDEEIESVQRAPRTEESEEPSKPDTIEDVLARIEARRNGKGTGPSAPRHRA is encoded by the coding sequence GTGAGTATCAACGCCACTGACCTGTATGCCGACGGTCCCGCCGCCGGCGCGAAGGCGAAGATTCTCCTCATCCACTTTGATGGGGCGATTGACGCCGGGGCCGCCGGACGTATGGCGATCGGCCAGCTCCTGCGTTCCCTGCACAACGAGCGGGTCGCGACCTTCGATGCGGATGCGCTCATGGACTACCGCTCGCACCGCCCGATCGTGACCGTCGATAACTGGGCGTCCTCCCCGGACATGGTGATGCCCGAAACTGTCCTTGACCTCGTCGAAGACGACATGGGCAACCCGATCCTGGTCCTGCACGGTGCCGAACCCGACGCGCACTGGGAGTCGTTCACGAACGCGATCAACGAGCTGTGCGAGCGTGCCGGCGTCGAGATCACCTTCTCGCTGCACGGGGTGCCCTCGGGCGTGCCGCACACGCGACCGACGCCAGTGCACGTGCAGGCCACCGACGCGTCGCTGCTTCCCCCGGGGTCTGGCGCGATCTCGAATCACATGCAGTTCCCTTCCCCGCTGTCCACCTTCATGCAGATCCGCATGGGGCAACGAGGCATTGGCGGGCTGGTGCTGCTCGGCGCGGTCCCGTATTACATGGCGGACACCGGCTACCCGGCGGCCTCCTCGGCCCTGCTCACCTCCTTCGCGAAGTTTGCTGACCTGTCTCTGCCCGTCGGTGATCTCGAACAGGGGGCCGCGCAGGACCAAGAGAACATCGCCAAGCTCGTGGAGGGAAACCCCGACATCTCGCACACGGTCTCCAACCTCGAGGAACACTTCGATGCGTGGACCGGAGGGGAGGGTGCGATCCCTCTGCCCGGACTCGGTCAGCGCCCGTCTGCGGGCGGCGAGGAGAAGACCCCGAAGGATATCGGTGACGTCATCGAGGCCTACCTGGCGCAGGTCTCGCGCGCCCAGGACGAGGAGATCGAGTCCGTTCAGCGCGCCCCGCGCACCGAAGAATCCGAGGAACCTTCCAAGCCCGACACGATCGAGGACGTGCTTGCACGCATCGAGGCGCGTCGCAACGGAAAGGGCACGGGTCCCTCGGCTCCGCGTCACCGCGCCTGA
- a CDS encoding spermidine synthase: protein MVTVSTMARSSSSRDISFDTDFGSARIRWYGPRATLFLGDVESSAVDTSDPTYLEFEYMQHMDAVVSSLWGPQDRFRALHVGGAACALACAWSSSRPNSRHVAVEVDRLLAEQVREHFPIPGAPQVKIRVGDGRAVLDGAREGSFDVIVRDAFASGVTPDHLRTVECADRARRALAASGVYLVNCAHGGPANARQDVAALQEVFPFVASIQDPKVGRGGRRGNVVALASAADVVDVDQIDRALRTLALPARITRPADLTRWVAGTRALTDSLVGYPQAD from the coding sequence ATGGTTACAGTGTCCACCATGGCACGCTCATCTTCGTCACGCGACATCTCCTTCGACACGGATTTCGGCTCGGCCCGGATCCGCTGGTACGGTCCGCGCGCGACGCTGTTCCTGGGCGACGTCGAATCGTCCGCGGTCGACACGTCGGACCCCACGTACTTGGAGTTCGAGTACATGCAGCATATGGACGCCGTCGTGTCCTCGCTGTGGGGTCCCCAGGATCGTTTCCGTGCGCTCCACGTCGGCGGCGCGGCCTGCGCACTCGCCTGCGCATGGTCCTCGTCTCGCCCGAATTCGCGCCACGTCGCCGTTGAGGTCGACCGTCTTTTGGCCGAGCAGGTGCGTGAGCATTTCCCCATCCCGGGGGCCCCGCAGGTCAAGATCCGCGTTGGTGACGGGCGCGCGGTCCTCGACGGGGCGCGAGAGGGTTCTTTCGACGTCATCGTGCGCGACGCGTTCGCGTCGGGCGTGACTCCCGATCATCTGCGCACGGTGGAGTGCGCCGATCGGGCACGGCGCGCCCTGGCGGCCTCGGGGGTGTACCTGGTCAATTGCGCGCACGGAGGCCCAGCCAACGCGCGCCAGGACGTGGCCGCCCTGCAGGAGGTGTTCCCCTTCGTGGCATCCATCCAGGACCCAAAGGTGGGGCGAGGGGGACGGCGCGGCAACGTCGTCGCCCTCGCGAGTGCCGCCGACGTTGTGGACGTTGATCAGATCGATCGGGCCCTGCGCACGCTGGCTCTCCCGGCCCGCATTACGAGGCCGGCAGACCTGACACGCTGGGTCGCAGGCACGCGGGCGCTGACAGACTCGCTGGTGGGCTATCCGCAGGCGGACTGA
- the mraZ gene encoding division/cell wall cluster transcriptional repressor MraZ: MFLGTYEPKLDDKGRMFLPARFREDMEGGIVLTRGQEHCIYAFPASEFENMTAELRRAPLSSKQARDWIRVMLSGAYKEVPDKQGRISVPADLRAYAGLGRELAVIGAGSRAEIWDASAWREYLAVQEEVFSNTAEEIIPGMF, translated from the coding sequence ATGTTCCTCGGTACGTACGAGCCAAAGCTCGACGACAAGGGCCGCATGTTCCTGCCCGCGCGCTTTCGCGAGGACATGGAGGGCGGAATCGTCCTCACTCGCGGACAAGAGCACTGCATTTACGCATTCCCTGCGTCGGAGTTCGAGAACATGACCGCGGAACTGCGCCGCGCGCCCCTGTCGTCCAAGCAGGCGCGTGACTGGATCCGCGTGATGCTCTCGGGTGCCTATAAGGAGGTCCCGGACAAGCAGGGGCGCATTAGCGTCCCTGCAGACCTGCGTGCATACGCCGGTCTGGGTCGTGAGCTCGCCGTCATTGGCGCGGGCTCGCGAGCCGAAATCTGGGATGCCTCGGCCTGGCGCGAATACCTCGCGGTCCAGGAGGAGGTCTTCTCCAATACAGCAGAAGAGATTATTCCCGGGATGTTCTGA
- a CDS encoding peptidoglycan D,D-transpeptidase FtsI family protein, with protein sequence MDTVITRSRWVLGFFIFALSICAVRLVQLQIVEGPSLAAQGQRVRTSSTEVAAARGTITDATGVVLANSIQTYDIAVNQLNIRAYVHRDDDGNEVGRGPAEAARQLAPLLGMNEAELGGMMLGDSTYEYIKRNVDAVTYREIRKLDIYGIEWESVFEREYPNGNVATPVIGTVNADGQGSSGIEAQFDAFLTGTPGAQAFEIAPNGAVMPGGKKTTVEPKNGGNVELTMHADLQHQVQDLLDARVAKHHADWGAVVIEDVATGHVLVMADSNSTEPDNAKPQKVHAVQDAFEPGSVGKLVTVGVALNQGTISPTSVFQVPYALDLPDAGGPITDFHEHDGETLTATGVLAESSNTGTVLIGQTVSDDQRYSMMRAFGFGQETGIELPGESAGLLRNADQWQGRDRYVTMFGQAYAITAMQEASALATIANGGVRISPHIVKSWTNADGTVEVPDTSQPVQVMDAQAASQLLTMMESVVEDDRGTAGAAKVPGYRVGVKTGTAETVIDGASGLVSTTAGIIPADAPRLAIAVVLYNPKVASVSSDSSAPLFGDIARTAVANLGIPASTGSANLYPTTP encoded by the coding sequence ATGGATACCGTCATCACGCGTTCGCGCTGGGTCTTGGGATTCTTCATCTTTGCCCTGAGCATCTGCGCCGTGCGGCTCGTGCAGCTGCAGATCGTTGAAGGCCCATCCCTGGCTGCCCAGGGGCAGCGTGTGCGCACATCCTCGACGGAAGTCGCAGCCGCGCGCGGAACGATCACCGACGCAACCGGAGTGGTGCTGGCGAACTCGATCCAGACCTACGACATCGCCGTCAACCAGCTGAATATCCGCGCCTATGTGCACCGCGACGATGACGGCAACGAGGTCGGGCGTGGCCCCGCTGAGGCCGCTCGTCAGCTTGCCCCGCTCCTCGGCATGAACGAGGCAGAGCTGGGCGGCATGATGCTGGGCGACTCGACCTACGAATACATCAAGCGAAACGTCGATGCGGTGACCTACCGTGAGATCCGTAAGCTTGACATCTACGGGATCGAGTGGGAGTCCGTCTTCGAACGCGAATACCCCAACGGCAACGTGGCCACCCCGGTCATCGGTACGGTGAACGCCGATGGGCAGGGCTCCTCGGGCATTGAGGCACAGTTCGACGCCTTTCTGACGGGTACCCCGGGCGCGCAGGCCTTTGAGATCGCCCCTAACGGCGCCGTCATGCCCGGCGGCAAGAAGACGACGGTGGAGCCCAAGAACGGTGGTAACGTCGAGCTGACGATGCACGCTGACCTTCAGCACCAGGTGCAGGACCTCCTGGACGCGCGCGTCGCGAAGCACCATGCCGACTGGGGCGCGGTCGTCATCGAAGATGTTGCGACGGGGCATGTCCTCGTCATGGCAGATTCGAACTCAACGGAACCCGACAACGCCAAGCCCCAGAAGGTGCACGCGGTGCAGGACGCCTTCGAGCCGGGCTCGGTGGGCAAGCTCGTGACCGTGGGAGTGGCTCTCAACCAGGGGACGATCTCCCCGACGAGTGTCTTCCAGGTTCCCTACGCGCTGGATCTGCCCGATGCCGGTGGGCCGATCACGGACTTCCACGAGCACGATGGTGAGACTTTGACGGCGACGGGTGTGTTGGCGGAGTCCTCGAACACGGGAACGGTACTCATCGGTCAGACGGTGAGCGATGATCAGCGCTACTCCATGATGCGCGCCTTTGGCTTTGGTCAGGAGACCGGTATCGAGCTGCCTGGCGAATCTGCGGGTCTGCTGCGCAATGCCGACCAGTGGCAGGGGCGCGATCGCTACGTGACGATGTTCGGTCAGGCCTACGCGATTACGGCGATGCAGGAGGCTTCCGCTCTCGCGACGATCGCGAACGGGGGAGTGCGCATTTCGCCGCACATCGTGAAGTCGTGGACGAACGCGGATGGAACGGTCGAGGTTCCCGATACCAGCCAGCCCGTGCAGGTCATGGATGCGCAGGCTGCCTCGCAGCTGCTGACCATGATGGAATCCGTTGTTGAGGATGACCGCGGTACCGCTGGTGCCGCGAAGGTACCGGGCTACCGGGTCGGCGTGAAGACGGGTACCGCCGAGACCGTCATTGACGGCGCTTCGGGCCTCGTGTCGACCACCGCGGGCATTATCCCTGCGGATGCGCCGCGCCTGGCGATCGCCGTGGTTCTCTACAATCCGAAGGTGGCGTCGGTCTCATCTGATTCGTCAGCCCCGCTTTTTGGCGACATTGCGCGTACAGCGGTCGCGAACCTGGGTATCCCCGCGTCTACGGGGTCAGCTAACCTGTATCCGACGACCCCGTGA
- the rsmH gene encoding 16S rRNA (cytosine(1402)-N(4))-methyltransferase RsmH: protein MCDASEPVRDSSRPASERHVPVLLRECLDMLAPAIKRPGAVLVDGTLGMGGHTEGALERFEGLTVIGIDRDPQAIELASARLERFGTRFRAVHTTYDNIDVAVEEQLGTGARVDGVLMDLGVSSLQLDEADRGFAYSKDAPLDMRMDATSGQSAADLLATSSEGELIRILRTYGEEKFAPRIARLIIRRRDDAPITRTGELVGIIREAIPAPARRTGGNPAKRTFQALRVAVNDELTILERALPRALSSLRVGGRLVVESYQSLEDRIVKDVLRRGSTSAAPPGLPVIPDEMAPSLRLLTKGANKADQAEQDHNPRSASVRLRGAELIREWKDLA from the coding sequence ATGTGCGATGCATCGGAGCCGGTGCGCGATTCGTCGCGCCCCGCGAGCGAGCGTCACGTCCCAGTGCTGCTACGTGAGTGCCTCGACATGCTCGCCCCGGCGATCAAACGCCCCGGTGCTGTCCTCGTGGATGGAACCCTCGGCATGGGCGGTCACACCGAGGGAGCTCTCGAGCGTTTTGAGGGACTCACCGTCATCGGCATTGACCGTGACCCCCAGGCCATCGAGCTGGCCTCGGCACGCCTTGAGCGCTTCGGGACACGTTTCCGCGCGGTCCACACCACCTACGACAACATTGATGTGGCCGTTGAGGAGCAGCTCGGTACGGGCGCTCGCGTGGACGGCGTTCTCATGGACCTGGGAGTGTCGTCCCTCCAGCTCGACGAGGCCGACCGCGGCTTCGCCTACTCGAAGGATGCTCCGCTCGACATGCGAATGGATGCGACGAGCGGGCAGAGCGCGGCGGACCTGCTGGCCACCTCCTCGGAGGGTGAACTAATCCGTATCCTGCGCACTTACGGCGAAGAGAAGTTTGCGCCCCGGATCGCCAGGCTCATCATCCGCCGCCGAGACGACGCGCCCATCACTCGCACCGGAGAGCTCGTGGGCATCATTCGCGAGGCAATCCCGGCACCTGCGAGGCGCACGGGCGGCAACCCGGCGAAACGCACGTTCCAGGCGCTGCGCGTTGCGGTCAACGACGAGTTGACCATCTTGGAGCGGGCGCTCCCGCGGGCGCTGTCCAGTCTGAGAGTCGGCGGGCGCCTCGTCGTGGAGTCCTACCAAAGCCTTGAAGACCGAATAGTCAAAGATGTGCTGCGCCGCGGCTCCACGTCCGCAGCGCCTCCCGGACTGCCGGTCATCCCCGACGAGATGGCTCCCAGCCTGCGCCTGTTGACGAAGGGCGCAAACAAGGCCGACCAGGCCGAACAAGACCACAATCCCCGATCCGCTTCCGTGCGACTGCGCGGCGCGGAGCTCATCCGTGAATGGAAGGACCTCGCATGA
- the dinB gene encoding DNA polymerase IV: MSNAPRDARAKRDWGSDDSATPILHVDMDSFFAQVEMREDPSLVGRPIIVGGTSGRGVVTSATYEARALGVRAGMPTSRARALCPGAAFIPGNHGLYQRYSRQVMAILATVTPVLEQVSIDEAFLDVSGARRRLGSPTQIARLIRARIREAVGLPASIGIAATKSVAKIASSHAKPDGLLLIPQAATVDFLHGLPVGALWGVGGKTAAILDREGIDTIGDLANAPLTRLTKLLGVASAHHLHDLSWGIDPRPVAPTRAEKSVGMERTFEEDVRSRADIEEFILAASHDCARRLRAGGVVGWTVDIKMRGTDFHTITRSVSLVAPTDTGRDIAQAAQGLFAREDMPIGGVRLFGVRVAGLQARSGGVAVTLDRDERPAASERAMDQIRDKFGAGALAPATLLGKKVPGRRSFGGDGDEAGASPAGPSAQAHGQGSDPGNEEPTQGTLL, from the coding sequence ATGTCAAACGCTCCCAGGGACGCGCGCGCCAAACGCGACTGGGGATCGGACGATAGCGCCACGCCGATCCTGCACGTCGACATGGACTCCTTCTTCGCGCAGGTTGAGATGCGCGAGGACCCGAGCCTTGTCGGCCGCCCCATCATCGTAGGCGGCACGTCCGGGCGCGGAGTCGTCACCTCCGCCACCTATGAGGCCCGGGCCCTGGGCGTGCGTGCAGGCATGCCCACCTCGCGCGCCCGCGCCCTGTGCCCAGGCGCCGCATTCATCCCCGGCAACCACGGCCTCTATCAACGCTATTCCCGCCAGGTGATGGCGATTCTCGCCACCGTCACCCCCGTCCTTGAGCAGGTCTCCATCGACGAAGCCTTCCTCGACGTCTCCGGGGCGCGCCGCAGGCTGGGATCGCCCACCCAGATCGCTCGACTCATCCGTGCGCGTATCCGCGAAGCCGTCGGGCTACCCGCATCCATCGGAATCGCCGCCACCAAGTCGGTCGCCAAGATTGCCTCCTCGCACGCCAAGCCCGACGGCCTGCTCCTCATCCCGCAGGCTGCCACGGTCGACTTCCTCCACGGACTGCCCGTTGGAGCACTGTGGGGAGTTGGGGGAAAGACCGCGGCGATCCTCGATCGGGAGGGGATTGACACGATCGGGGACCTCGCCAACGCCCCACTCACGCGCCTCACTAAGCTCCTTGGCGTCGCTTCAGCCCACCACCTGCACGACCTGTCGTGGGGCATAGACCCGCGTCCCGTCGCCCCCACACGCGCGGAGAAATCGGTCGGCATGGAAAGAACCTTCGAGGAGGACGTGCGCTCGCGGGCAGACATTGAAGAGTTCATCCTGGCGGCCTCGCACGACTGCGCCCGCAGGCTGCGCGCCGGAGGGGTCGTGGGGTGGACCGTGGACATCAAGATGCGCGGCACTGATTTTCATACGATCACGCGCAGCGTGAGCCTCGTGGCCCCCACCGACACGGGGCGAGATATTGCGCAGGCGGCACAGGGCCTGTTCGCCCGCGAGGACATGCCGATCGGGGGAGTGCGGCTCTTCGGCGTACGCGTGGCGGGGCTGCAGGCGCGCTCGGGCGGCGTCGCCGTCACACTCGACCGCGATGAGAGGCCCGCCGCCTCCGAGCGTGCGATGGATCAGATCCGTGACAAGTTCGGCGCGGGCGCGCTCGCCCCCGCCACGCTCCTGGGTAAGAAGGTGCCGGGCAGGCGCTCCTTTGGTGGGGATGGCGACGAGGCCGGGGCTTCTCCCGCCGGCCCCAGCGCTCAGGCGCACGGGCAGGGGAGTGACCCCGGCAACGAAGAGCCCACGCAGGGAACGCTCCTGTAA
- the serA gene encoding phosphoglycerate dehydrogenase translates to MTRALLLENPHDVADGIFAKFGIEVTRVTGALSEDDLIDALEGVDYLGLRSKTEVTERVLRARPEIKAIGAFCIGTNQIDLATATEMGVAVFNAPYSNTRSVVELAIGEIIDLSRRVTVKNSRLHRGVWDKSADGAHEVRGHTLGIIGYGNIGTQLSVLAEAMGLNVIFYDAAERLALGNATQMPTMEAVLREADIISVHVDGQESNTNLIGRVEFELMKPSALFINLSRGHVVDVDALHAALVSGHLGGAAIDVFPEEPRANGDPFNSPLATLDNVILTPHIGGSTEEAQYDIGRFVAAKIGEYQASGSTDMSVNLPNLTMNIGKRSRYRVRLIHRNVPGVMARVNQIFASSEANVDAQILATVDEVGYVLTDISAGLGREALEELSHLPETVRLIATPL, encoded by the coding sequence ATGACACGCGCACTGCTCCTGGAAAACCCGCACGACGTCGCCGACGGTATTTTCGCCAAGTTCGGCATCGAGGTGACCCGCGTGACGGGCGCCCTGTCCGAGGACGACCTCATCGACGCGCTCGAAGGCGTGGACTACCTGGGCCTGCGGTCCAAGACCGAGGTCACCGAGCGAGTGCTGCGCGCGCGCCCCGAGATCAAGGCTATCGGAGCCTTCTGCATCGGCACGAACCAGATCGACCTGGCCACCGCCACCGAGATGGGCGTCGCCGTGTTCAACGCCCCCTACTCCAACACGCGCTCTGTCGTCGAGCTCGCAATCGGTGAGATCATCGACCTCTCGCGCCGCGTCACCGTCAAAAACTCGCGTCTGCACCGCGGCGTGTGGGACAAGAGCGCGGACGGTGCCCACGAGGTGCGCGGGCACACCCTGGGCATCATCGGCTACGGCAACATCGGCACCCAGCTGTCGGTTCTCGCCGAGGCTATGGGCCTCAACGTCATCTTCTACGATGCCGCCGAGCGCCTCGCCCTGGGCAACGCCACGCAGATGCCGACCATGGAGGCCGTCCTGCGCGAGGCCGACATCATCTCCGTGCACGTGGACGGCCAGGAATCCAACACGAACCTCATCGGTCGCGTCGAGTTCGAGCTCATGAAGCCCAGTGCCCTGTTCATCAACCTGTCGCGCGGGCACGTCGTCGACGTCGACGCGCTACACGCAGCGCTCGTCTCGGGCCACCTGGGCGGAGCGGCCATCGATGTATTCCCGGAGGAGCCGCGCGCCAACGGCGACCCCTTCAACTCGCCCCTGGCAACTCTCGACAACGTGATCCTCACGCCCCACATCGGCGGCTCGACGGAGGAAGCGCAGTACGACATCGGTCGCTTCGTGGCCGCCAAGATCGGCGAATACCAGGCCAGCGGCTCGACCGACATGAGCGTGAACCTGCCGAACTTGACGATGAACATCGGCAAGCGCTCGCGCTACCGCGTGCGCCTCATCCACCGCAACGTGCCCGGCGTCATGGCGCGCGTCAACCAGATCTTTGCCTCCTCCGAGGCCAACGTCGACGCCCAGATCCTGGCCACCGTCGACGAGGTCGGCTACGTGCTCACCGACATTTCGGCGGGCCTGGGGCGCGAGGCGCTCGAGGAACTGAGCCACCTGCCCGAAACTGTCCGACTGATCGCCACGCCGCTGTAG
- a CDS encoding HelD family protein, with protein sequence MATSTHRESSTDLPLPEQEFVDSAYERLDALRASYRDRQGRVHSTHGVGNAQGWTEREALSAHLGEMAARLEGVEERLVFGRLDMADRSTRHVGRLSLSHEDGTPLLVDWRAPAARPFYQATSAEPDGVVRRRHISTRDRRVTGLEDELLDASHASGLELQGEGALMHALSEAREGRMGDIVATIQSEQDRIIRASDKGLLVVQGGPGTGKTAVALHRIAYLLYAHRERLERSGVLLVGPSRLFLRYIEQVLPSLGETGVVSVTLGDLVPGVNARGSDDEAVALIKGLPAWAKIVKEAVRALAKLPDGDQVLRVWNRSVTLTRADVETARRRAKRSGRAHNVARESFARELMDVLALRLAREAGDADSEGGVDPEVKRSWLIEIRDSVDCRRAINTAWMPTSAQTLLRRLYARPEVLAAANRKAGSPLRPDELAALVRPRSAPWTVSDVPILDECEELLGPMPSSSTTSREADEGAIERAREAIEAQNLGGGIVTAQMLAEQVAGQDTWTPLSERAAKDRAWAYGHIVVDEAQELSPMAWRALLRRCPSRSFTVVGDLDQRRGSKRPPTWEKALGPAARALAAEYALTVSYRTPATLTTLAEGVVARAGVPVLYPMTAVRDVEDCYRVTHVDAPEDAPASSKENSPLWRAVAQAQGEAEERLDREAGTSRGRIALIVGKERARAWGADVDGETALSERVCLLSAVASKGLEFDSVILVEPAEILGDGVGDLFVALTRATHDVHVVHCAPLPAGMEEW encoded by the coding sequence ATGGCCACGAGCACTCATCGCGAGTCGTCGACCGACCTTCCGTTGCCGGAACAGGAATTTGTGGACAGCGCCTACGAGCGCCTGGACGCACTGCGCGCCTCCTATCGGGATCGTCAGGGGCGCGTTCACTCCACCCACGGGGTCGGCAACGCTCAGGGATGGACCGAGCGCGAGGCCCTGTCCGCTCACCTGGGTGAAATGGCCGCCCGCCTCGAAGGCGTCGAAGAGCGTCTGGTGTTTGGTCGCCTCGACATGGCCGACCGTTCGACCCGCCACGTGGGTCGCCTCTCCCTGTCTCACGAGGACGGCACTCCCCTGCTCGTTGACTGGCGCGCACCCGCCGCGCGCCCCTTCTACCAGGCCACGTCAGCCGAGCCGGACGGCGTCGTACGCCGCCGCCACATTTCCACCCGCGACCGACGCGTCACCGGCCTCGAAGACGAGCTGCTGGACGCCTCGCACGCATCCGGGCTCGAACTCCAGGGCGAGGGCGCTCTCATGCACGCCCTCAGCGAGGCGCGTGAGGGCCGCATGGGCGACATCGTCGCCACGATCCAGTCCGAGCAGGACCGCATCATCCGCGCCTCCGACAAGGGACTCCTGGTCGTCCAGGGCGGCCCGGGCACCGGCAAGACCGCCGTCGCGCTTCACCGCATCGCCTACCTCCTGTACGCCCACCGCGAGCGCCTCGAGCGTTCGGGTGTCCTCCTCGTTGGCCCCTCGCGCCTGTTCCTGCGCTACATCGAGCAGGTCCTTCCCTCCCTGGGCGAGACCGGCGTCGTGTCAGTGACACTGGGAGACCTGGTGCCCGGCGTAAACGCGCGCGGCAGCGATGACGAGGCCGTGGCCCTCATCAAGGGCCTTCCCGCGTGGGCGAAGATCGTCAAGGAGGCCGTGCGCGCGCTGGCCAAGCTCCCTGACGGTGACCAGGTTCTGCGCGTGTGGAACCGATCGGTCACGCTCACGCGCGCCGACGTGGAAACGGCGAGGCGTCGGGCGAAGCGCTCGGGCCGCGCGCACAACGTGGCGCGAGAGTCCTTCGCGCGCGAACTCATGGACGTTTTGGCTCTGCGTTTGGCGCGCGAGGCCGGGGACGCGGACTCCGAGGGCGGCGTCGATCCCGAAGTCAAGCGCTCCTGGCTCATCGAAATCCGCGATTCCGTGGACTGCCGACGTGCAATCAACACGGCGTGGATGCCGACGAGCGCACAGACGCTGCTGCGCCGCCTCTACGCTCGCCCCGAGGTCTTGGCGGCAGCAAACCGCAAGGCCGGCTCCCCCCTGCGTCCCGACGAGCTCGCTGCCCTCGTGCGTCCCCGTTCTGCCCCGTGGACGGTGTCCGACGTGCCCATCCTGGACGAGTGCGAGGAACTGCTGGGCCCCATGCCGTCATCCTCGACGACGTCGCGCGAAGCCGACGAGGGCGCAATCGAACGCGCCCGCGAGGCGATCGAAGCCCAGAACCTGGGCGGGGGCATCGTCACCGCCCAGATGCTCGCGGAGCAGGTGGCCGGCCAGGACACCTGGACACCGCTGTCCGAACGCGCCGCAAAGGACCGCGCGTGGGCGTATGGCCACATCGTGGTCGACGAAGCCCAGGAGCTCTCCCCCATGGCCTGGCGGGCCCTGCTGCGCCGCTGCCCGTCGCGTTCCTTCACGGTGGTCGGCGACCTCGATCAGCGTCGCGGCTCCAAGCGCCCACCCACCTGGGAGAAGGCACTCGGACCGGCGGCGCGCGCCCTCGCGGCCGAGTACGCGCTGACCGTCTCCTACCGCACGCCCGCCACCCTCACGACCCTCGCCGAAGGCGTCGTCGCGCGCGCCGGCGTCCCCGTCCTCTACCCGATGACGGCCGTGCGCGACGTCGAGGATTGCTACCGCGTCACCCACGTGGATGCGCCCGAGGACGCCCCGGCCTCGTCGAAGGAGAACAGCCCCCTGTGGCGCGCCGTCGCCCAGGCCCAGGGCGAGGCCGAGGAACGCCTCGATCGCGAGGCGGGGACCTCCCGCGGCCGCATCGCCCTCATTGTCGGCAAGGAGCGTGCCCGCGCGTGGGGAGCCGACGTGGACGGCGAGACGGCCCTCTCCGAACGCGTCTGCCTCCTGTCAGCCGTGGCCTCCAAGGGCCTCGAGTTTGACTCGGTCATCCTCGTCGAACCCGCGGAAATCCTCGGTGACGGCGTCGGCGACCTCTTCGTCGCCCTCACGCGCGCTACCCACGACGTGCATGTCGTCCACTGCGCTCCCCTGCCCGCCGGCATGGAAGAGTGGTAG
- a CDS encoding DUF3040 domain-containing protein, with the protein MALTEYEKKILEQMEASLREEDPALASQMSAPAVEEDPESARGPRAPRRIALGLTGAVLGMVVLVAAVSLGYSILSILLGVAGFALTVAGVLYALSRPGASSSESADESSARGADKSSGWSSFIQDQERRWDDRRDND; encoded by the coding sequence ATGGCTCTCACCGAGTACGAGAAAAAGATCCTCGAGCAGATGGAAGCGTCCCTGCGCGAGGAAGACCCGGCGTTGGCCTCCCAGATGTCCGCCCCCGCGGTCGAAGAAGACCCCGAGTCGGCTCGCGGACCGCGCGCGCCGCGTCGCATCGCGCTGGGCCTGACCGGAGCGGTCCTGGGCATGGTCGTCCTGGTCGCTGCTGTGTCGCTGGGCTACTCGATCCTCTCGATCCTCCTGGGGGTCGCCGGTTTCGCGCTGACGGTCGCAGGTGTCCTCTACGCCCTGTCGCGCCCGGGAGCATCGTCGTCAGAGTCGGCCGATGAATCGTCCGCGCGTGGCGCAGACAAGAGCAGCGGATGGAGTTCCTTCATCCAGGACCAGGAGCGCCGCTGGGACGACCGTCGAGACAACGACTAG